Proteins encoded in a region of the Chloroflexota bacterium genome:
- a CDS encoding phage tail family protein gives MPIVLPPLATAGPIVFEWIDPGNVTRNLSGASGVKVRLGTRGMGLPRVSLVEDKLPHDPGSFLRYAGITPRVIELPLLIRAESATALESLMDSVFAWFATADEQTQTPGYLRVTLTGGTQRQIACYYAGGLEGASAQAQAGNYWLTATVELRAVDPWPTDITDTSQTWTTASLPSVTIINPGQLDAFPVWTITGPVASGQIVANSTTGKSWTLNVAIAEPGLASIIDTRPSNQRPGLVARRADGLTLFPFVAADSEFWHLQPGANNLTITLTGTGSNTRVAVSYRARYRSLLAVG, from the coding sequence TGCCGATTGTTCTGCCGCCCCTGGCAACCGCAGGCCCGATCGTTTTCGAATGGATCGATCCAGGCAATGTCACGCGGAACCTGAGCGGCGCGTCCGGGGTGAAGGTCCGGTTGGGAACGCGCGGCATGGGCTTGCCGCGCGTCTCGCTGGTGGAGGACAAGCTGCCGCACGATCCGGGGTCCTTCCTCCGGTACGCGGGCATCACCCCCAGAGTGATCGAGCTGCCGCTGCTGATCAGGGCGGAATCCGCCACGGCGCTCGAATCGCTGATGGACTCCGTGTTTGCCTGGTTTGCCACAGCAGACGAGCAGACGCAGACGCCTGGCTACCTCCGCGTCACGTTGACAGGGGGCACGCAGCGGCAGATCGCGTGCTACTACGCGGGCGGCCTTGAGGGCGCCAGCGCGCAGGCGCAAGCGGGCAACTACTGGCTGACCGCCACAGTGGAGCTTCGCGCGGTGGACCCCTGGCCCACCGACATCACCGATACCTCGCAAACGTGGACGACTGCCTCGCTGCCAAGCGTGACGATCATCAACCCTGGACAGCTCGACGCGTTCCCGGTCTGGACGATCACCGGGCCGGTGGCCAGCGGCCAGATCGTCGCCAACAGCACGACCGGCAAGTCGTGGACGCTGAACGTCGCCATTGCAGAGCCCGGCCTGGCCTCAATCATTGACACCAGGCCGTCCAATCAGCGCCCGGGCCTGGTCGCCAGGCGTGCAGACGGCCTGACCCTGTTTCCGTTCGTGGCCGCAGACTCCGAGTTCTGGCACCTGCAGCCGGGGGCGAACAACCTGACGATCACGCTGACCGGGACCGGCAGCAACACGCGCGTTGCGGTCTCCTACCGGGCGCGCTATCGCAGCCTGCTGGCGGTGGGGTAA